A single Agromyces sp. CF514 DNA region contains:
- the glyA gene encoding serine hydroxymethyltransferase: MSRSPSLLAADELTAPLADLDPEVAAAIDAELGRQRAGLEMIASENHAPVAVMQAQGSVLTNKYAEGYPGRRYYGGCEHVDVIETLAIERAKSLFGAGFANVQPHSGAQANAAAMHALITPGDTILGLDLAHGGHLTHGMKLNFSGRLYQVVPYHRSAETEEIDLAEVRAVALEHRPALIIAGWSAYTRALDFAAFRAIADEVGAYLLVDMSHFAGLVAAGLHPSPVPHAHVTTTTTHKTLGGPRGGLILSNDADLAKKLNSAVFPGQQGGPLEHVIAAKAVALRIAAGEGFRDRQERTVAGAQALAERLAQPDCASAGVRVVGGGTDVHLVLVDLRDSAIDGRTAEDRLHGVGITVNRNAVPDDPRPPMVTSGLRIGTPALAARGFDDEAFREVADVIASVLTAGDDADLAGFAARVDELVARFPLYDGAVAALSDRA; encoded by the coding sequence ATGTCCCGTTCCCCGTCCCTCCTCGCGGCCGACGAGCTGACCGCGCCGCTCGCCGACCTCGACCCCGAGGTCGCCGCCGCCATCGACGCCGAGCTCGGCCGCCAGCGTGCCGGCCTCGAGATGATCGCCTCCGAGAACCACGCGCCCGTCGCCGTCATGCAGGCCCAGGGCTCGGTGCTCACCAACAAGTACGCCGAGGGCTACCCCGGCCGTCGCTACTACGGCGGCTGCGAGCACGTCGACGTCATCGAGACGCTCGCCATCGAGCGGGCGAAGAGCCTGTTCGGCGCCGGCTTCGCGAACGTCCAGCCGCACTCCGGCGCGCAGGCCAACGCCGCCGCCATGCACGCGCTCATCACCCCGGGCGACACGATCCTCGGCCTCGACCTGGCGCACGGCGGCCACCTCACGCACGGCATGAAGCTCAACTTCTCGGGGCGGCTCTACCAGGTGGTGCCGTACCACCGCTCGGCCGAGACCGAGGAGATCGACCTCGCCGAGGTGCGCGCCGTCGCGCTCGAGCATCGCCCGGCCCTCATCATCGCGGGCTGGTCGGCGTACACCAGGGCTCTCGACTTCGCCGCCTTCCGGGCGATCGCCGACGAGGTCGGCGCCTACCTGCTCGTCGACATGTCGCACTTCGCCGGGCTCGTGGCCGCGGGCCTGCACCCGTCGCCCGTGCCGCACGCGCACGTCACGACCACGACCACCCACAAGACCCTCGGCGGCCCGCGCGGCGGGCTCATCCTCTCGAACGACGCCGACCTGGCGAAGAAGCTCAACTCCGCGGTCTTCCCGGGCCAGCAGGGCGGACCGCTCGAGCACGTGATCGCGGCCAAGGCCGTTGCGCTCAGGATCGCCGCCGGCGAGGGGTTCCGCGACCGCCAGGAGCGCACCGTCGCCGGAGCGCAGGCCCTCGCCGAGCGGCTGGCACAGCCCGACTGCGCGTCGGCAGGCGTCCGCGTCGTCGGCGGCGGCACCGACGTGCACCTCGTGCTCGTCGACCTGCGCGACAGCGCAATCGACGGCCGAACCGCCGAGGACCGCCTGCACGGCGTGGGCATCACCGTCAACCGCAACGCCGTGCCCGACGACCCGCGCCCGCCCATGGTCACCAGCGGCCTGCGCATCGGCACCCCCGCGCTCGCGGCGCGCGGCTTCGACGACGAGGCGTTCCGCGAGGTCGCCGACGTCATCGCGAGCGTGCTGACCGCGGGCGACGACGCGGACCTCGCCGGCTTCGCCGCACGGGTCGACGAGCTCGTCGCCCGGTTCCCGCTCTACGACGGCGCCGTCGCCGCGCTCTCGGACCGCGCATGA
- a CDS encoding L-serine ammonia-lyase — protein sequence MTVIPLAGHIGVFDLFTIGIGPSSSHTVGPMRAAADFVDRFGPDAAEIVRVEVELFGSLAATGRGHGTMTAVLLGLEGCRPDSIAVDEIDERLAAAAASGRIRVGGLAEVAFGVDDIVLRPLTVHPRHPNAMRLVAHATDGRLLDDATYFSVGGGFIEREGETAGIVVGDASRLVPHDFGTADELVATCERESVSIAELAMRNETVQATEADVRARVLHLRDAMHECVESGLRRDGTLPGGLGVVRRAPALHAHLLEHDPDRDPADALDWVNLVALAVNEENAAGGRVVTAPTNGAAGILPAVLHYASTYTPRARRGDDLDDLAVEFLLTAAAIGGIVKRRASISGAEVGCQGEVGSASSMAAAALAAVLGGTPAQVENAAEIAMEHSLGLTCDPVGGLVQIPCIERNAIAAGKAINAAKMAMWGDGSHRVSFDTVVETMRQTGRDMSEKYKETAMGGLAVNVVEC from the coding sequence ATGACCGTCATCCCGCTCGCCGGACACATCGGCGTGTTCGACCTGTTCACGATCGGGATCGGCCCGTCGAGCTCGCACACGGTCGGGCCGATGCGCGCGGCCGCCGACTTCGTCGACCGGTTCGGGCCCGACGCCGCCGAGATCGTGCGCGTCGAGGTCGAGCTCTTCGGCTCGCTGGCCGCGACCGGCCGCGGACACGGCACGATGACCGCCGTGCTGCTCGGCCTCGAGGGATGCCGGCCCGACTCGATCGCGGTCGACGAGATCGACGAGCGCCTGGCGGCGGCCGCCGCCTCCGGCCGCATCCGCGTCGGAGGGCTCGCCGAGGTCGCCTTCGGCGTCGACGACATCGTGCTCCGGCCGTTGACCGTGCACCCGCGGCATCCGAACGCCATGAGGCTCGTCGCGCACGCGACCGACGGCCGCCTGCTCGACGACGCCACCTACTTCTCGGTGGGCGGCGGCTTCATCGAGCGCGAGGGCGAGACGGCGGGCATCGTCGTCGGCGATGCGAGCCGCCTCGTGCCCCACGACTTCGGCACCGCCGACGAGCTCGTGGCGACCTGCGAGCGCGAGTCCGTGTCGATCGCCGAACTCGCGATGCGGAATGAGACGGTGCAGGCCACCGAGGCCGACGTGCGAGCCCGGGTGCTGCACCTCCGCGACGCGATGCACGAGTGCGTCGAGTCGGGGCTGCGGCGAGACGGCACGCTCCCCGGAGGGCTCGGCGTCGTCCGTCGAGCGCCGGCGCTGCACGCGCACCTGCTCGAGCACGACCCCGACCGCGACCCCGCCGACGCGCTCGACTGGGTGAACCTCGTCGCCCTCGCGGTGAACGAGGAGAACGCGGCCGGCGGAAGGGTCGTCACCGCGCCGACGAACGGCGCGGCCGGCATCCTGCCCGCGGTGCTGCACTACGCGTCGACCTACACGCCGCGCGCGCGTCGCGGCGACGACCTCGACGACCTCGCCGTGGAGTTCCTGCTGACCGCGGCCGCCATCGGCGGCATCGTCAAGCGCCGGGCGTCGATCTCGGGCGCCGAGGTCGGATGCCAGGGCGAGGTCGGCTCCGCGTCGTCGATGGCCGCCGCCGCGCTCGCGGCGGTGCTCGGCGGCACGCCGGCCCAGGTCGAGAACGCGGCCGAGATCGCGATGGAGCACAGTCTCGGGCTCACGTGCGACCCCGTCGGCGGGCTCGTGCAGATCCCGTGCATCGAACGCAACGCGATCGCTGCCGGAAAGGCGATCAACGCGGCCAAGATGGCCATGTGGGGCGACGGCTCGCACCGCGTGTCCTTCGACACGGTCGTCGAGACCATGCGCCAGACCGGGCGCGACATGAGCGAGAAGTACAAGGAGACCGCCATGGGCGGGCTCGCCGTCAATGTGGTGGAATGTTGA
- the gcvT gene encoding glycine cleavage system aminomethyltransferase GcvT: protein MSETTREGASTPRQSPLHAVHEAAGASFTDFAGWDMPVRYSSDLAEHHAVRERAGLFDLSHMGEIVLIGPQAAAALDYALAGKLSAIEVGQAKYSLLLAEDGGIIDDLVVYRTGDDRFMVVANASNAAVVAEELRVRAAGFDTIVEDESDDVALIALQGPDARAVLLETPGFGVAGPGNDEEDFDASIASLKYYRAFPATFEGQPVLVARTGYTGEDGFELYVAPDRASSLWAALVETGGPRVVLCGLASRDTLRLEAGMPLYGHELGRDMLPAQAGLGRVVAHAKEGDFVGRAATAEGPADDARVLVGLTTEGRRAPRADYEVYDGDAADAALVGVVTSGALSPTLGHPVAMAFVEPAATGGPLYVDVRGTRIAASVVPLPFYKRSA from the coding sequence ATGAGCGAGACGACACGAGAGGGCGCATCGACGCCACGACAGAGCCCGCTGCACGCGGTGCACGAGGCGGCCGGGGCGTCGTTCACCGACTTCGCAGGCTGGGACATGCCGGTGCGGTACTCGTCCGACCTGGCCGAGCACCATGCCGTGCGCGAGCGCGCCGGGCTGTTCGACCTCTCCCACATGGGCGAGATCGTCCTCATCGGCCCCCAGGCCGCCGCGGCCCTCGACTACGCCCTCGCGGGCAAGCTGTCGGCCATCGAGGTCGGGCAGGCGAAGTACTCGCTGCTGCTCGCCGAAGACGGCGGCATCATCGACGACCTCGTCGTCTACCGCACGGGCGACGACCGCTTCATGGTCGTCGCGAACGCATCCAATGCGGCGGTCGTGGCCGAAGAGCTGCGCGTCCGCGCCGCCGGGTTCGACACCATCGTCGAAGACGAGAGCGACGACGTCGCGCTCATCGCGCTCCAGGGCCCCGACGCCCGCGCCGTGCTGCTCGAGACGCCCGGATTCGGCGTCGCGGGCCCCGGCAACGACGAAGAGGACTTCGACGCGAGCATCGCGAGCCTCAAGTACTACCGCGCGTTCCCGGCGACCTTCGAGGGGCAGCCCGTGCTCGTGGCACGCACCGGCTACACCGGCGAGGACGGCTTCGAGCTCTACGTCGCCCCCGATCGCGCGTCGTCGCTCTGGGCCGCGCTCGTCGAGACCGGCGGTCCGCGCGTCGTGCTCTGCGGGCTCGCGAGCCGCGACACGCTCCGCCTCGAGGCCGGAATGCCGCTCTACGGCCATGAGCTCGGCCGTGACATGCTCCCCGCGCAGGCCGGTCTCGGCCGCGTCGTCGCCCACGCCAAGGAGGGCGACTTCGTCGGACGCGCGGCGACCGCCGAGGGCCCTGCCGACGACGCCCGAGTGCTCGTCGGACTCACGACCGAGGGCCGTCGCGCGCCGCGCGCCGACTACGAGGTCTACGACGGCGACGCCGCGGACGCCGCACTCGTCGGCGTCGTCACGAGCGGCGCCCTCTCGCCCACGCTCGGCCACCCCGTGGCCATGGCGTTCGTGGAGCCCGCCGCAACGGGCGGCCCGCTCTACGTCGACGTGCGCGGCACGCGCATCGCGGCATCCGTCGTCCCCCTTCCCTTCTACAAGCGCAGCGCCTGA
- the gcvH gene encoding glycine cleavage system protein GcvH, with amino-acid sequence MTDQTALQYTEEHEWVLVDGDTVTIGITDYAAEKLGDIVYVDLPAAGTAVTEGTVVGEIESTKSVGELFAPVNGEVVEPNQAVIDSPELVNSDPFGEGWLLKITAPELPKLLSHAEYRALTGE; translated from the coding sequence ATGACCGATCAGACCGCACTGCAGTACACCGAAGAGCACGAGTGGGTGCTGGTCGACGGCGACACCGTCACCATCGGCATCACCGACTACGCCGCCGAGAAGCTCGGCGACATCGTCTACGTCGACCTGCCCGCCGCGGGCACCGCGGTCACCGAGGGCACCGTCGTCGGCGAGATCGAGTCGACCAAGTCGGTCGGCGAGCTCTTCGCGCCCGTGAACGGCGAGGTCGTCGAGCCCAACCAGGCCGTCATCGACTCGCCCGAGCTCGTCAACTCCGACCCGTTCGGCGAGGGCTGGCTGCTGAAGATCACCGCGCCCGAGCTGCCGAAGCTGCTGAGCCACGCCGAGTACCGCGCCCTCACGGGCGAGTGA
- the gcvP gene encoding aminomethyl-transferring glycine dehydrogenase: MSTSSTFDLDAFGRRHIGTTPSDHGLMLAELGYDSLESLMTAAVPSSIRMAEVLNSAIPEAATEREALAELAALADQNTVRTSMIGLGYSGTITPAVIQRNVLENPSWYTAYTPYQPEISQGRLEALINFQTMVTDLTGLDTANASMLDEGTAVVEGMLLARRGSKSSSNRFVVDADALPQTHALLVARAEAVGIELVVADLHEGTDVAALGEHFGVFVQYPGASGRVWNPASVIAASKAQGALAVVAADLLALALITSPGELGADVAVGTSQRFGVPMGFGGPHAGYMAVRKGLERQLPGRLVGVSQDAAGHPAYRLSLQAREQHIRREKATSNICTAQVLLAVMASMYAVYHGPRGIRHIAVTTAAKAKALADALTGYGLTLAHDDYFDTIRVHVPGLAKNVVAKAHELGLNLWEADEATVHVAVDETTTEHELSLVVEAFRLGERADVPVSLSSLPSSVPEGLRRTSAYLEHPVFNTHQSETQMMRYLKTLADRDYALDRGMIPLGSCTMKLNAATEMQAVTWPEFANLHPFAPEADVVGTLGLVEQLESWLAEVTGYDTVSLQPNAGSQGELAGLLAIRGYHRANGEAERDLCLIPSSAHGTNAASAVLAGMRVVVVACDELGNVDLADLRAKIAEHAASIAALMITYPSTHGVYEHDVRDICQAVHDAGGQVYVDGANLNALLGFARFGDFGGDVSHLNLHKTFCIPHGGGGPGVGPVAAKAHLAPYLPGHPMAQRDDHAGGFVHGGGPVSAAPYGSPSILPISWAYVRMMGAEGLAQSTASAVLAANFVASRLREHYPVLYTGENGLVAHECILDLRPLTASTGVSVDDVAKRLVDYGFHAPTMSFPVAGTLMVEPTESEDLAELERFVEAMVAIKAEADAVGRGEWPADDNPLRNAPHTAESVIAGEWTHPYTREQAVYPVHSLVRNKYWAPVRRIDQAYGDRNLVCACPPVEAFA; the protein is encoded by the coding sequence ATGAGCACCTCCTCCACGTTCGACCTCGACGCCTTCGGGCGTCGCCACATCGGCACCACGCCGAGCGACCACGGCCTCATGCTCGCCGAGCTCGGCTACGACTCGCTCGAGTCCCTCATGACGGCCGCCGTGCCGTCGTCGATCCGCATGGCGGAGGTGCTGAACTCGGCCATCCCCGAGGCCGCGACCGAACGCGAGGCGCTCGCCGAGCTCGCGGCCCTCGCCGACCAGAACACCGTGCGCACCTCGATGATCGGCCTCGGGTACTCGGGCACCATCACGCCCGCGGTGATCCAGCGCAACGTGCTCGAGAACCCGAGCTGGTACACCGCCTACACGCCGTACCAGCCCGAGATCTCGCAGGGCCGGCTCGAGGCGCTCATCAACTTCCAGACGATGGTGACCGATCTGACGGGCCTCGACACGGCGAACGCGTCGATGCTCGACGAGGGCACCGCGGTCGTCGAGGGCATGCTGCTCGCCCGCCGCGGCTCGAAGTCGTCGTCGAACCGCTTCGTCGTCGACGCCGACGCGCTGCCGCAGACGCACGCGCTGCTCGTCGCGCGCGCCGAGGCCGTGGGCATCGAGCTCGTCGTCGCCGACCTGCACGAGGGCACGGATGTCGCCGCCCTCGGCGAGCACTTCGGCGTCTTCGTGCAGTACCCGGGCGCCTCGGGGCGCGTGTGGAACCCGGCATCCGTCATCGCCGCGTCGAAGGCGCAGGGCGCGCTCGCCGTCGTGGCCGCCGACCTCCTCGCCCTGGCGCTCATCACGAGCCCCGGCGAGCTCGGTGCCGACGTCGCGGTCGGCACGAGCCAGCGCTTCGGCGTGCCCATGGGCTTCGGCGGTCCGCACGCGGGCTACATGGCCGTGCGCAAGGGCCTCGAGCGCCAGCTGCCCGGTCGCCTCGTCGGCGTCTCGCAGGACGCAGCGGGCCACCCCGCCTACCGCCTCAGCCTGCAGGCGCGCGAGCAGCACATCCGCCGCGAGAAGGCGACGTCGAACATCTGCACCGCGCAGGTGCTGCTGGCCGTCATGGCGTCGATGTACGCCGTCTACCACGGCCCCCGCGGCATCCGCCACATCGCCGTGACCACCGCGGCGAAGGCGAAGGCCCTCGCCGACGCGCTCACCGGCTACGGCCTGACGCTCGCGCACGACGACTACTTCGACACGATCCGCGTGCACGTGCCCGGTCTCGCGAAGAACGTCGTCGCGAAGGCGCACGAGCTCGGCCTGAACCTCTGGGAGGCCGACGAGGCCACCGTGCACGTCGCCGTCGACGAGACGACGACCGAGCACGAGCTCTCGCTCGTCGTCGAGGCGTTCCGCCTGGGCGAGCGGGCGGATGTCCCGGTGTCGCTGTCGTCGCTGCCCTCGAGCGTTCCCGAGGGGCTGCGTCGCACGAGCGCGTACCTCGAGCACCCCGTGTTCAACACGCACCAGTCCGAGACGCAGATGATGCGCTACCTCAAGACCCTCGCAGACCGCGACTACGCGCTCGACCGCGGCATGATCCCGCTCGGCTCCTGCACGATGAAGCTCAACGCGGCCACCGAGATGCAGGCCGTGACCTGGCCCGAGTTCGCCAACCTGCACCCGTTCGCGCCCGAGGCCGACGTCGTGGGCACGCTCGGACTCGTCGAGCAGCTCGAGAGCTGGCTCGCCGAGGTCACGGGCTACGACACCGTGTCGCTGCAGCCGAACGCGGGCAGCCAGGGCGAGCTCGCGGGCCTGCTCGCGATCCGCGGCTACCACCGCGCGAACGGCGAGGCCGAGCGCGATCTGTGCCTGATCCCGTCGAGCGCGCACGGCACGAACGCGGCCTCCGCCGTGCTCGCGGGCATGCGCGTCGTCGTGGTCGCCTGCGATGAGCTCGGCAACGTCGACCTCGCCGACCTGCGGGCCAAGATCGCCGAGCACGCGGCATCCATCGCGGCGCTCATGATCACCTACCCGTCGACGCACGGCGTCTACGAGCACGACGTGCGCGACATCTGCCAGGCCGTGCACGACGCGGGCGGGCAGGTCTACGTCGACGGCGCGAACCTCAACGCCCTGCTCGGCTTCGCGCGCTTCGGCGACTTCGGCGGCGACGTGTCGCACCTCAACCTGCACAAGACGTTCTGCATCCCGCACGGCGGCGGCGGCCCGGGCGTCGGCCCGGTCGCGGCCAAGGCGCACCTCGCGCCCTACCTGCCCGGCCACCCGATGGCCCAGCGCGACGACCACGCGGGCGGCTTCGTGCACGGCGGCGGCCCGGTCTCGGCGGCGCCGTACGGCAGCCCGTCGATCCTGCCGATCTCGTGGGCCTACGTGCGCATGATGGGGGCTGAGGGCCTCGCGCAGTCGACCGCGTCGGCCGTGCTCGCGGCGAACTTCGTCGCCTCGCGCCTGCGCGAGCACTACCCGGTGCTCTACACGGGAGAGAACGGCCTCGTCGCGCACGAGTGCATCCTCGACCTGCGGCCGCTCACGGCGTCGACCGGGGTCAGCGTCGACGACGTGGCGAAGCGACTGGTCGACTACGGCTTCCACGCGCCAACCATGTCGTTCCCCGTCGCGGGCACGCTCATGGTCGAGCCGACCGAGTCCGAAGACCTGGCGGAGCTCGAGCGCTTCGTCGAGGCCATGGTGGCCATCAAGGCCGAGGCCGACGCCGTCGGGCGCGGCGAGTGGCCGGCCGACGACAACCCGCTGCGCAACGCCCCGCACACGGCCGAGTCGGTCATCGCGGGGGAGTGGACCCACCCCTACACCCGTGAGCAGGCCGTGTACCCCGTGCACTCGCTCGTGCGCAACAAGTACTGGGCGCCCGTACGCCGCATCGACCAGGCCTACGGCGACCGCAACCTCGTGTGCGCCTGCCCGCCGGTGGAGGCGTTCGCGTAA
- a CDS encoding CPBP family intramembrane glutamic endopeptidase: MSAARLRIEIVIVLGLSLGASAVYSVVSIIAKLTAEQALGDQSVALNPSRSQREWLDFTYQFLDVFFGLFAVALVLYLLWQPGRSSFRRIGFDLTRPGRDVASGLLLVAVIGVPGLALYAAGRALGITVAVEASPADWLWWTVPILVLRALEAALTEELIVVGYLFTRLRELGVGPWATIVSSALLRGTYHLYQGFGPFVGNAAMGIVFGWCYQRWGRTMPLVVAHFVLDVISFVGYPLAVAWWPGLFAAPAA; this comes from the coding sequence ATGTCGGCTGCTCGTTTGCGCATCGAGATCGTCATCGTGCTGGGGCTCTCGCTCGGCGCCTCGGCGGTGTACTCGGTGGTCTCCATCATCGCGAAGCTCACCGCCGAGCAGGCTCTCGGCGACCAGTCCGTCGCGCTGAACCCCAGCCGTTCGCAACGCGAGTGGCTCGACTTCACGTACCAGTTCCTCGACGTGTTCTTCGGGTTGTTCGCGGTGGCGCTCGTGCTGTACCTGCTCTGGCAGCCGGGCCGCAGCTCGTTCCGCCGCATCGGCTTCGACCTGACCCGGCCCGGCCGCGACGTGGCGTCCGGCCTGCTGCTCGTCGCCGTGATCGGCGTGCCGGGCCTCGCGCTCTACGCGGCCGGCCGCGCGCTCGGCATCACGGTGGCCGTCGAGGCCTCGCCCGCGGACTGGCTGTGGTGGACCGTGCCGATCCTGGTGCTGCGCGCGCTCGAGGCCGCGCTCACCGAGGAGCTCATCGTGGTCGGGTACCTGTTCACGCGACTGCGCGAGCTCGGCGTCGGCCCGTGGGCGACGATCGTCTCGAGCGCCCTGCTGCGCGGCACGTACCACCTGTACCAGGGCTTCGGGCCATTCGTCGGCAACGCCGCGATGGGCATCGTCTTCGGCTGGTGCTACCAGCGCTGGGGGCGCACCATGCCGCTCGTCGTCGCGCACTTCGTGCTCGACGTGATCTCGTTCGTCGGCTACCCGCTGGCCGTGGCGTGGTGGCCGGGGCTGTTCGCGGCCCCCGCGGCCTGA
- a CDS encoding ABC transporter substrate-binding protein: MKIKRIGVAAIALAAAGALVLTGCTSGSPEATDGASTSAVVTTNGSEPQNPLVPTNTNETGGGKIIDSIFAGLVYYDADGAVHNDVAESIDTEDAQNYTIKIREGLKFTNGEDVTASSFVDAWNYGANTANGPQLSQYFFADIEGFSYDEAVEELPGLKVVDDTTFTVALIQPESDFPLSLGYSAFYPLPASAFDDIDAFGENPIGNGPYMLDGEGAWKHNERISLVANPDYDGPRTPKNGGLDIVFYATQEAAYADLQGGNLDVLDAIPDGALSTFQDEFGDRSVTQAAAIFQSFTVPSRLAHFGGEEGNLRRAAISKAIDRAEITDVIFSGTRTPAHDFTSPVIDGYSEDIPGSDVLDFDADAAKDLWAQADAISPWSGTFQIAYNADGGHQAWVDAVANQLKNNLGIDASGAPYPTFAEVRTAITDRTIETAFRTGWQADYPALFNFLGPIYATGAGSNDGDYSNADFDALLKEGRADTDLASANEKFQQAQEILFKDLPAIPLWYSTVNGAWSQNVESVQFGWNSVPLYYEITKSE; encoded by the coding sequence TTGAAGATCAAGAGAATCGGCGTCGCAGCCATTGCTCTTGCTGCGGCCGGAGCCCTCGTGCTCACCGGCTGCACGAGCGGCTCGCCCGAGGCGACCGACGGGGCGAGCACGTCCGCGGTCGTGACCACCAACGGCTCCGAGCCCCAGAACCCGCTGGTTCCCACCAACACCAACGAGACCGGCGGCGGCAAGATCATCGACTCGATCTTCGCTGGCCTCGTGTACTACGACGCCGACGGCGCCGTGCACAACGACGTCGCCGAGTCCATCGACACCGAAGACGCGCAGAACTACACGATCAAGATCCGCGAGGGCCTGAAGTTCACCAACGGTGAAGACGTCACCGCGAGCTCCTTCGTCGACGCATGGAACTACGGCGCGAACACGGCCAACGGCCCGCAGCTCTCGCAGTACTTCTTCGCCGACATCGAGGGCTTCTCCTACGACGAGGCCGTCGAGGAGCTCCCCGGCCTCAAGGTCGTCGACGACACGACGTTCACGGTCGCCCTGATCCAGCCCGAGTCGGACTTCCCGCTCAGCCTCGGCTACTCGGCGTTCTACCCGCTGCCCGCTTCGGCGTTCGACGACATCGACGCCTTCGGTGAGAACCCGATCGGCAACGGCCCGTACATGCTCGACGGCGAAGGCGCGTGGAAGCACAACGAGCGCATCAGCCTCGTCGCGAACCCCGACTACGACGGCCCGCGCACGCCGAAGAACGGCGGCCTCGACATCGTCTTCTACGCCACGCAGGAGGCAGCGTACGCCGACCTCCAGGGCGGCAACCTCGACGTCCTCGACGCCATCCCCGACGGCGCGCTCTCGACCTTCCAGGACGAGTTCGGCGACCGCTCGGTCACCCAGGCCGCGGCGATCTTCCAGTCGTTCACCGTTCCGTCGCGTCTCGCGCACTTCGGTGGCGAAGAGGGCAACCTCCGTCGTGCCGCCATCTCGAAGGCGATCGACCGCGCTGAGATCACCGACGTGATCTTCTCGGGCACCCGCACCCCGGCACACGACTTCACGTCGCCGGTCATCGACGGCTACTCCGAGGACATCCCCGGATCCGACGTCCTCGACTTCGACGCCGACGCGGCGAAGGACCTGTGGGCTCAGGCCGACGCCATCTCCCCGTGGAGCGGCACCTTCCAGATCGCCTACAACGCCGACGGCGGCCACCAGGCCTGGGTCGACGCTGTTGCGAACCAGCTGAAGAACAACCTCGGCATCGACGCGTCGGGCGCTCCGTACCCGACCTTCGCCGAGGTCCGCACCGCGATCACCGACCGCACGATCGAGACCGCGTTCCGCACCGGTTGGCAGGCCGACTACCCGGCCCTGTTCAACTTCCTCGGCCCGATCTACGCGACGGGTGCCGGCTCGAACGACGGCGACTACTCGAACGCCGACTTCGACGCGCTCCTCAAGGAGGGCCGCGCGGACACCGACCTCGCGAGCGCCAACGAGAAGTTCCAGCAGGCGCAGGAGATCCTCTTCAAGGACCTCCCCGCGATCCCGCTGTGGTACTCCACCGTCAACGGTGCTTGGAGCCAGAACGTCGAGAGCGTGCAGTTCGGCTGGAACTCCGTGCCGCTGTACTACGAGATCACCAAGAGCGAGTAA
- a CDS encoding ABC transporter permease, with protein MAGYIARRLLQAIPVLLGTTFLIYFMVFAMPGDPIVALFGDKTPPPQVLEQLRERYNLDQPFIVQYLIFLGNIFRGDLGTSFSGQPVSEILAETFPVTLRLALMAVVIEMVFGIAVGLISGLRKGGIFDASALVVSLILISLPVFVVAFVAQFIFGIQLGWFRTTVGPGAPTQDLILPAIVLATISFAQITRLTRASVIETDGQDFVRTAASKGLSRGRIVPVHILRNSLIPVVTYLAVDFGVLMVGATVTEGIFNVPGVGRTLYQAIIRGEGPTVVSFVTVMVLIYLVVNLLVDLLYAVLDPRIRYAK; from the coding sequence ATGGCCGGTTACATCGCGCGCCGACTGCTGCAGGCGATCCCTGTACTGCTCGGCACCACGTTCCTGATCTACTTCATGGTCTTCGCCATGCCGGGCGACCCGATCGTCGCCCTGTTCGGCGACAAGACCCCGCCGCCTCAGGTGCTCGAACAGCTCCGCGAGCGGTACAACCTCGACCAGCCGTTCATCGTCCAGTACCTCATCTTCCTCGGCAACATCTTCCGCGGTGACCTCGGTACGTCGTTCTCCGGTCAGCCGGTCTCCGAGATCCTCGCCGAGACCTTCCCGGTCACGTTGCGCCTGGCGCTCATGGCGGTCGTCATCGAGATGGTGTTCGGCATCGCCGTCGGCCTCATCTCGGGCCTGCGCAAGGGCGGCATCTTCGACGCCAGCGCGCTCGTCGTGAGCCTGATCCTCATCTCGCTGCCGGTGTTCGTCGTGGCCTTCGTCGCCCAGTTCATCTTCGGCATCCAGCTGGGGTGGTTCAGAACCACGGTCGGGCCAGGTGCTCCGACTCAAGACCTGATACTCCCGGCCATCGTGCTCGCGACGATCAGCTTCGCGCAGATCACTCGACTGACGAGGGCGTCAGTCATCGAGACCGACGGCCAGGACTTCGTTCGCACCGCCGCGAGCAAGGGCCTGTCCCGTGGGCGCATCGTCCCCGTGCACATCCTGCGCAACTCCCTCATCCCCGTCGTGACCTACCTCGCCGTCGACTTCGGCGTGCTCATGGTCGGTGCGACGGTGACCGAGGGTATCTTCAACGTCCCCGGTGTGGGACGCACGCTCTACCAGGCGATCATTCGCGGCGAGGGCCCCACGGTCGTCTCGTTCGTGACCGTGATGGTGCTGATCTACCTCGTGGTGAACCTGCTGGTGGATCTGCTGTACGCCGTTCTCGACCCGAGGATCCGCTATGCCAAGTAA